TTCAACAATAACACATAGCAAAAGCTTTGAAATCTTGTTTGTCGTCCAGATTCGCATCATAATTCAAAGATGTTTCAAAATCTCCGCGAGCTCATGACCAAATGGTCTCAAGCTCCTCATTCAAGAAGGAACTTAGACACTCTCCTTAGCGCCCCCCCTGCGCCGGATAGTTTATTGCGTAAACGTCTTGAATGGCTCACCGATTTGATTCAATGGATTCGTGCTCGCGGTCCGATTAAGACGGAACTCGACTTTCAGAGCGGTCAGCCTCAGGCCTTGCGGGCCAAATATCTGATCTTGGTGCTGGAGCGCAACCCCGCCTGGAAGAAAAACGTCGCCCAATTATTACGGTCTATCATTCGCGATACTAGTGCCCTAGACCTCTTTGTAAATACGGGCGTGCAAAATCAACAAGGCTTCAGTGCCGAGTTGATGGACCGCCTTCATTACAAATTCCTGCCTAAGGCACCAGACTATAAAAATCTTGCTTCTTTCTTTAGTCAGACGTTTAAAAATGAAGAAGACTACGTGTGGCTTGGACAGCTCGATAAGAAAGTCTTCGAAGATTTTCTTGCGATCTTTAGCTACGAAGACACTTCGGACGGCTCTTGGAATTCACTCATTGGCGATGCGAAAGATGCGATTTTACTTTTAAGTACACAAGTGCGCGGTGCCGGCCTTTCAACGCCGGTTCGCAGCCGTATTGAAGGCAAGCATTTCCGAGAACTGCCTTTTTTTGAATTGCCTCTTCTCGCAAATAAAATGGTCGACACTCAAGACTCTGATCAGCGCATGGTCCTAGCTCTGCAACTTGAAAAGCTCGTGGATCGCTGCCAGCTTGCCATCACTGAGGTTTATAATCATTTAAGTGAATACGGCGTCAGCATCAGTATAGTTTTTTCGCTCGACCGAATGGAAGCGCAGCTTCGCCGTATTCGTAATTTAATCGAGCTTGTTCTGAGTCATGAAAAAAATCCCGAAGCAGTTTCTCAGTTTGTTTCAACGCTGATGGTGGAAAATATTCGTTTCCATAAAGTGCGCGCGCTCTTTGCCGATAACATGGCTTTGATTTCAAAAAAGATTGTTGAGCGCAGTGCCGAAACTGGCGAACATTATATTACTCGGAACCGCTCTGAATATGTCTATATTTTACAGAAAGCCATTGGCGGCGGATTCTTAACGGCCTTCACAACGGTGATTAAATTTTTACTTTACCGGCTGGGCGCCTCTGTTTTCTTTACGGGCTTTTTTGCTTCTATTAACTATGCAGTCAGCTTCGTGGCAATCCAGCTCATGGGCTTTACGCTGGCAACCAAGCAACCGGCAATGACGGCGCCTGC
The sequence above is drawn from the Bdellovibrionales bacterium genome and encodes:
- a CDS encoding site-specific recombinase gives rise to the protein MRKRLEWLTDLIQWIRARGPIKTELDFQSGQPQALRAKYLILVLERNPAWKKNVAQLLRSIIRDTSALDLFVNTGVQNQQGFSAELMDRLHYKFLPKAPDYKNLASFFSQTFKNEEDYVWLGQLDKKVFEDFLAIFSYEDTSDGSWNSLIGDAKDAILLLSTQVRGAGLSTPVRSRIEGKHFRELPFFELPLLANKMVDTQDSDQRMVLALQLEKLVDRCQLAITEVYNHLSEYGVSISIVFSLDRMEAQLRRIRNLIELVLSHEKNPEAVSQFVSTLMVENIRFHKVRALFADNMALISKKIVERSAETGEHYITRNRSEYVYILQKAIGGGFLTAFTTVIKFLLYRLGASVFFTGFFASINYAVSFVAIQLMGFTLATKQPAMTAPALAAKMHKVNDPDSLEKLVDEIINLMRSQFIAVLGNIYAVVPSMIVISIVWFMAFHQHLQNTDAANHTLHSLSILGGMAPYAAFTGILLWLSSIIAGWMDNWFVYHRLTSAISQNRRMTYVFGESGAKRIALFFRKNISGFAGNISLGFFLGLIPALGTFSGLPIDVRHVTLSSGSLASAVVTLGVASLSTPDFWLAVVGIAVCGFLNVVVAFSMAMFVAIRARRIQTPQRNQIYRAVLARLRKYPLSLFYPRKQTTEG